The nucleotide window CTACATTTCCCCTTAAAAATGGATAAATGCGATAAAAGAGAAAATCCTTTTTTTTCCAATGTATTTTTTTCTTTTTCTATTTCCGAGTCCGAAAAATCGGGAACGGTTTCTATATGTTTACAAGTGTCGCATATAAAAAAGTTGGCATTTTCTTCTTTGAAATAATACTTTTCATTTTCAAAGTCAAAAGAAAATACAAGTTTATTTTTTTCTAAAAAATCTAAAGCCCGATAAATCGTAGAAAGATCAAAATCAACTTTTGTTTTTAAAAATTTTACATTTACGGGGATATCCGAGATTTGTATTAAATCAAGGACCTTTTGCCTATTTTTAGTAAGTTTCATAATGTT belongs to Pseudoleptotrichia goodfellowii and includes:
- a CDS encoding Fur family transcriptional regulator, whose product is MKLTKNRQKVLDLIQISDIPVNVKFLKTKVDFDLSTIYRALDFLEKNKLVFSFDFENEKYYFKEENANFFICDTCKHIETVPDFSDSEIEKEKNTLEKKGFSLLSHLSIFKGKCSDCD